The Cydia pomonella isolate Wapato2018A chromosome 9, ilCydPomo1, whole genome shotgun sequence sequence TTTTagtattgtttaatttttttggtagTGTGATAAGTGAAATTTGTAACGTTTTGTAACTGTAAGTTAAGAAGCATATAGTCTTAATACTCTGATTGAATTTTATTTCGTAATGTAGGAGTAAACTTAACGTCACATattgacataaatatttatactgtCACCGGaaagtacagtgagctgcgaaatcgtatggagaaattatgaatgaattcattgataagcCGCCATGTACTTCTACGGCTGATGGTCCATCTGAGGGTTTACCACCAAAATCGTTATGTGCATCCCTATCGCTCTTACATATTCCATGTTGGCGTTACGCCCTCTTAAACTAACGTAACTTAGATATTTCATGACGTTTAAGGAGGgcgaattttactttttttttgaagaTCTCTTTGTTTTTCAATTAAGTTTGTAGTCTGGTGGTCTTTCAACGGATGTGGATCAAGTTTCGACAGTaagattttttgttttcttttttttcttgttaatTTTCAACAATAAGCAGTTTCTGATTCGATTTGTTCTTTATTCCAGGTAGCACAAGGGTGGAAGCCGGGCGCCGTGTCCAAATACATCCTAAGAAAACTGAAGCGCGCTAAGCTAAGGTCCGCAGCCGTGGCGGACAGTGCACCAgcgaaaaaatccaaaatgaaatGTGGTGAGAAACCCACTCTGGTCATAAAAAAGAAGAATGGAGAGTATTCAGTCGAAATGCAAGTGACGTCAGAGAACGAACAGAATTGCGTCGTATATGATCCACTTGTATATAAGATTGCATCCGCAAGCAACGAGGAAAGAGTCAAAAGGAGGGAGAGAAAAGCAAAAAGATTAATCAAGAATATGATAAAGGAATTTAACGATCCCTTTCACCCAGACGTTTGTCAGCAGACGTGCGTTCGAGGTTACAGAGAGATTCTTGGTGTTTTTGATCCTGAGAATCAAGGCGATTGTCGCTCCGTGATTGGAAGCTGTTCTTGTGAAGACGAGCAGGATGAGGATCAGGAGTCTGACGGCAGTTCTCTGGATCTCGACTGGGAAATACAATTCTCGCCTCCACATGCTCGGGTCAAGAGCTAAAGATCATATCAAATGGGAGAAGCGTTTGAACTCTtagataaatttaataaattcgaAAAAAGGGCTTTTaagacgatttttttttatataaaatcagCAAGCATtcagtaaaacatatttatgatTAAATATACACGCATTCTTATTTCTTGCATTTAAAGAGTCTTGACACTATAATGGTGCACTGTTTAGGAATGCTCTACCGGTAGAGTATAACTAAGTAtgcagatgtgcaagttgcggaaagtttccaaaaacctGGAAAATGCTGCTACCGAAAAATACctaccctttaccaggctgacagttcaaaaatgacaatcgaatgtcagtcttactcatcgaaaatagaacacatgtttgaagagccgcatgtgggaaatatatatcccttagcctggtaaagggttaactttttaaatatgtGCCATGCTTATCTACCGAATTTGTAAAACATGCTGGCCACCAATGAAACGACTCAGGTTAGGttgaagtttaatttttatcctGCATACCTGTGACATATTTTTTGGTTGATCTGTTTTTCACAAAATTTATAATGTAGTATATTCAGGTAATATCTGATAAAATTTTCTGGCTTAGGTTAACTGAGAGgagaaacaataaaaacaaacgaTTATCAGCTACTTTTATCGCTCATATATAAATTCAACATATCCCATATGACTAGTGAGAGGGTCGTGTGTGGCGTTATCCTGATGTAGAGGGGCCCGAGCCCCTTGTAGAGGCCGTGCAGGCCCTCGGTCTTGTAGATCTTGCAGAGGGCGTCGAACACGCCTGTGTAAAGTAGGCCTCCGGTAGCAGCGGTACCTGGGGGTAGAGAGGAATGAATATGTTGAAAATGTGCTGCCGGACTTTTTGGGTGAGGTGGAGCCATAAAATTCGCtcgatttttttgtaaagtttaaCAGGTTTACTGTCCGTGCCCCGTATATGGATCACGGCAAGCTTCTATTACAATATCGTAACGTAAACAATTAAGATTGGGATGGTTAAAAATTATCTAAATTTAGTGACAAATTAGAAAAACTTTATAGTGGAAATTTAACCTAGTAACGCTCTCCACATTTTAGATATCTAGCTTCCTGCCCTAAGCATCTAGGCAAcaatatttaggtaagtacaatATTTTGGAACTGTATTTACTTTTTGTGTTTATAGTCCTGTGGACTAGACGGCAGatagtttataagtttttggcaaaaagttcatttttagtacttacaagcttttatttttgtCTGTACTTTTCTCCACAGGCATTTCTCacgaaacaattctaaaaacttcaaacacaattaggttgcgttgttttatcacagagttcccatggccacctcctgtctccatcatcagatcagctcgatagtaccataatattgcattgtcacccaacttacatatgtatgcaaattttcagcttcattagaAGTCGGGAAGTGAGTTATGCAGTAAAAATGTTTCTGGTTCCTTATTTCATATTAAGGCCGGATGTAACTTAATTTGAGtgcgaaataaaataattgttatgacaaaaaaatagCATTAGCACCCTTCCCAATAGTTATGCAAAGTTTAGTTTCTCTTCCATTAACCAAAACCTGAGGGTGAGTTCCTAATTTATTTGATTGCTAGCTGTGAATAAATAAGGAAATACTTAACCAGTTATTTTAAACGTGCGTAAATTGAAAGCCCCCAGTTCACTAGAAAGGACCTATAGATGTTCGGAATCTGAGGATTGTCAgtaacttaaaaatacataaagcaACAGGAAAGAGGAAAAGACAAAGCTCCAAAGCGTCAAGCAACAGAAGCTCTCTCCATACCCTGATTGTAAATCCTTGTATTCACGACATCGAACGGAGTTTCCAACATCACAACGAAAAAACTGCTCACAAAACTCGCCAGAAGCGCGCGAGTCACGGGATCTTTGCCGATTCCCCTTGCTTCCAACTCCTGCTTAGCTCTGCACACgaaaacaagccttattaatTATTACCCTGGTTGTAAAGTCGCACGGTGGTGACGTCGAAAGGACACATGGTCAAGGCTACCACGGCCCCGCTTATGGCGCTGGCTAGGACGGAGAGCCAGAAGGGTGAGCGATCGCAAATTCCGTGCGATGCCAGCCATTCTTTTGCTCTGAAGAGAAAATTattaattcatattattttatagcgGATGGTACGGTAGTACAATCTTTACAACATGCACTAAACAAGTGACTAAACAGCAGAAACAGTTACAAAACGTATAGtacagtcaaaatatttaatttgtgacccatttcgcacattgtcacagtgacatattttgtatttcatTTTGAATAGAAGCTTTTATAACcatctgtacttttctttcgacATCTCGTCCAAAATACTCGAGGTTTCGTTCCTATCCTTACAGAGTTCCATCTctatcatcagattagctcgatattataataagttgtttttggtctttgtttattccaaatttcagctcaaataCCAACAAGTGGTCCATCCAATGATGGAATTTTGAAGACAACTTATTAAATAAGACTTACTTAGAGAAGGTAGTGAGTTGCGCGGCGCTGCCGACCGCCAGCCTCGCGCAGGCAGCGTTGACACCCGCAAAATAACCCTTGAATCCTTCTGAGGAATAGATCTTCGACATGCCATCGAACATGCCTGAAATAACACATCCATAATTTaagataaagttaaaataatctTGAAATTTACGCGCTTTCAACAATGATCTATATAGCTGAGACTTGTTTATTGCATCAGATCACCGCTTTACATCTTCCGATCTCTTTGATCCTTACGCTCACACCTAGAGATGTCGATTATTTAAGTGGATGGACAAATTTTCAAACCAGATCCAACCAGTGTAATTTTCCGGATCTGGATCAAGATTGAGGAAGGATTGGAGGATCTTGATTTCGGGATTCCTGGATTGACGAAGGAAAAGTATCAAGAGTCAAAGGTGAGAATGTAGAATGGTCTGACCTAACCGTTTGGTAATAGGGTtgcttccaatttttttaaacgctcgtattacgttctatattaactaaaagttgccctaaaattcaacttttatactaaaaacggctttataGTACATTCAGCTCGTGGCAAGATACCTCGGTACTAGTGGTAAAAAGACATTCTATTTCACACTAGTTgtaaacgacgttttttaatatagttgcgaaaaaataataaattaatatatcatTGCGATAAAATATGCTTGCTTCGAAGTTATTTTTGAACGAACCCATACTTTACAAATGACACTGACAGTGACAACATACTATTGGAATCAGCGCCATCGGCCTCGAGTTGAGAAACTAAATTGAATGCAgataattgatgatcaaacgaacttcttgaagtgaagttcgatcgatattatatgagtcacttcatttgaagatataattttatattaaccatgtagtttccctattgtacagatagcatcgcacatatttaagagtaactattttgattaaaactgtgaaaaacaacttccgcccacttccggttactggttacctgcgtgcggcgaccgctgcgctcttcattatttttagagaaggcaagaaccaaaacttatatcagggttctagggtgggtgggaccttatattatatcttcaaatgaagtgactcatataatatcgatcgaacttcacttcaagaagttcgtttgatcatcaattatatttcgtcacttcatttttcagatataattttatattaaccatgtagatgtttagagatataagttttggttgaaataaGACAAAAGCTTTGGCTGTCTGAGTGTCTAGTTTAAGTTAAGACGTTCCTTCTAACTCCACACaccacatagaaaaaaaaaacttctcaatttatatgccatgccaatgaccgcaggatttttattttaattactgtacgttacgtatacaccgtactaacattagaaatatattattaaaaaacatcatagtgagacactaaaaacatatatctatagtctgtcaagcaaagtctgtcagtagcaatgtaaagcaaactgaagtatggcaacactcacagagcagtattgcgctaagaaaagcagcaatgtacatcgaaccgaaacattttttttccgctgagcgcgctcttcgtacgtcaactaaaactgccgctcgcggtttattgaagcatttggaaattgttattattatgagagggacaatttaaactggagtaaaaacgatgtcaatcaatatgataaacgagatcaaaaaatacctatttgcaaacggactatgctggagaaaataatgtttgaatcaagtcattgcttccgcaggtagctggattttaatatattatcagatttctcggttggaattcaatattaaagatatatcacgataaaatgcaatacaaatgctcctttatgcaaccttcaaaagctaattagacatatttaggta is a genomic window containing:
- the LOC133521640 gene encoding solute carrier family 25 member 35-like isoform X1; translation: MDFVIGGLAGAGATVFTNPIDVVKTRLQLQGELQRKDQQVVRYRGMLHAIFVIGRTDGVFALQKGLAPALVLGFTMNSVRLGLYHISEVRGWTSTDTGEVSISKAVFWSSVSGIVSGVVGNPVSVLKTRIQASSHPSIAVGRQHRYKGMFDGMSKIYSSEGFKGYFAGVNAACARLAVGSAAQLTTFSKAKEWLASHGICDRSPFWLSVLASAISGAVVALTMCPFDVTTVRLYNQGTAATGGLLYTGVFDALCKIYKTEGLHGLYKGLGPLYIRITPHTTLSLVIWDMLNLYMSDKSS
- the LOC133521640 gene encoding solute carrier family 25 member 35-like isoform X2: MDFVIGGLAGAGATVFTNPIDVVKTRLQLQGELQRKDQQVVRYRGMLHAIFVIGRTDGVFALQKGLAPALVLGFTMNSVRLGLYHISEVRGWTSTDTGEVSISKAVFWSSVSGIVSGVVGNPVSVLKTRIQASSHPSIAVGRQHRYKGMFDGMSKIYSSEGFKGYFAGVNAACARLAVGSAAQLTTFSKAKQELEARGIGKDPVTRALLASFVSSFFVVMLETPFDVVNTRIYNQGTAATGGLLYTGVFDALCKIYKTEGLHGLYKGLGPLYIRITPHTTLSLVIWDMLNLYMSDKSS